The genomic segment AAGAGgcagtttccttttttaaaaaaactgtgcTCCACAAAGAATTAGTTATCCATATTCTTGATAAACAGGATCATCAATATGTTATTGAGATTCTTGATGAATCAAGAACAGGGGAAGAAAACATTAGTAAGGTAATTGCCCAAGCTGGATATGCCAAGTATCAGGaatttgaaacaaaggaaaatatcCCAGTAAATGCCCACTCCCCAGGGCACGTTTCAAATCATTTTACTGTGGAGAATAACAAAATACCTTCTGCCAAGACAGGAGAGggagaacagaaagccaagggaGAGAATAAAACCACATCTGTTTCAAAAGCTTTGAGTGACACAACAGTTGTGACAAATAGTTCAACTAAACTGGTTTTtcgggaaaaagagaaaagagcatctgtttattttcctcttacACAGAATTTCTTGGAAATTAAGCCAGGCTCTAATAGTAAAAGAGAGCTGGAAGTTGGAAGTACAGTAGAAGTTAGAGTGTCTTATATTGAAAACCCTGGCTATTTCTGGTGTCAGCTGACCAGGAACATACAAGCGCTTAAAACTCTAATGTCTAATATTCAGGACTATTGCAAAAATACAGCTGCTCCTTACCAGGGAACCACCCGCGCTTGTTTGGCTAAGCGAACGGTAAGCAGAGAATGGTCCAGAGCTCTCATTAGTGGGATACAATCTATGGAACATGTCAATGTAATATTTGTAGATTATGGGGACAGAGAAATGGTATCTGTGCAGAATATTTATTCAATTAGCGAAGAGTTTCTCAAGGTTAAGGCTCAGGCTTTTAGGTGCagtctttataatataattcaACCAACTGGCCAAAATCCTTTTGTTTGGGGTGAAAAGGCAATACAAGCTTTTAATGAATTTGTAGATAATGCATGGCAAACAAATCTAgaattaaaatgtacaatatttgCTCTGGCTTCAATTAATGATGAAGAACTATTTAACGTTGTGGATTTGCTAACACCCTTTCAGAGTGCATGCCATTTCTTGGTAGAAAAGAGACTTGCGAGACCAGTAAAACTTCAGAAGCCTCTGAAGTCCTCTCTTCAGCTACATTCTTACTTCTATTCTACACATGATATGAAAATTGGAAGTGAAGAATTAGTGTATATAACGCACGTTGATGACCCTTGGACATTTTATTGCCAGCTGGcaagaaatgcaaatattttagaaCAGTTGTCATGTAATATTATACAATTAAGTAAAGTTTTGCTGAATTTAAAAACATCTCCTTTGGACCCTGGAACTTTGTGCCTTGCCAGGTATACTGATGGAAACTGGTATAGGGGCATAGTAATAGAGAAAGAGCCAAAGAAAGTCTTCTTTGTTGATTTCGGGAACATTTATGTAGTAACAAGTGATGATCTGCTTCCAATACCTAGTGATGCATATGATGTCTTACTTTTGCCCATGCAAGCTGTCAGATGTTCATTATCTGATATTCCTGATCATATACCAGAAGAAGTTGTGGTGTGGTTTCAGGAGACTATTTTAGATAACTCTTTGAAGGCTTTAGTTGTAGCAAAAGATCCAGATGGAACACTAATTATAGAACTATATGATGACAATATTCAAATTAGTGCTAGTATTAATAAGAAGTTGGGGCTACTTAGTTACGAAGATAGTAAAAAGGAAAGTGAACTGCTCCTCTCTACAATTGAAACTcttgcagaaaaaaatgagaatatgaagTTGCCATGTACAGAGTATTTAATTCAATCAGGGAACAAGTTACATAGTAAAGAGATGTTGGAAGAGTCATATAAACCTAAGATCAACTCATCATACAAGGAACTCAACCTTTTACAAAGTTTAATGGAAACAAATTTAGTCACTCAATATCAAGACAGTGtgggaaataaaaatcaagtgtTTCCATtgacaacagaaaagaaagaaatttctgctGAGCCACCCTTGAAAACAGCAAAAGTAGAAGCCACtctttcagagagaaaaataggAGATTCATGTGACAAAGATTTTCCTCTGAAATTTTGTGAGATCCCACAGAAGACTATAATGCCTGGCTTTAAAACAACTGTGTATGTTTCTCATGTAAATGATCTATCAGACTTTTATGTTCAACTAATAGAAGACGAATCTGAAATTAATCATCTTTCAGAGAGATTAAACAGTGTTAAAACAAGGCCCAAATCTTACGCAGGTCCACCTTTGCAAAGAGGAGATGTGATATGTGCTATTTTCCCAGAAGACAGTTTATGGTATCGTGCTGTGGTCAAGGAGCAACAACCCAGTGACCTTCTCTCTGTGCAGTTTATAGATTATGGCAATGTTTCTGTGGTTCATATTAACAAAATAGGTAGACTTGACCTTGTTAATGCAGTATTGCCAGCACTGTGTATTCATTGCTCCTTGCAGGGATTTGGGGTTCCTAACAATAACAATTCTAAGAAAATGATGCATTACTTTTCCGAGCGGACCAGTGAGGCTGTAATAAGATGTGAATTTGTTAAATTTCGAGACAGATGGGAAGTTACTCTTGCTGATGAACATGGGACCATAGCAGACGATATGATTAGCAGGTATGCTCTCAGTGAAAAATCTCAAATAGAACTTTCTACCCAAGTAATTAAAGGTGCCAGTTCAAAGTCTATTAACAAATTAGACATTGACACTTCAGTATTTCTTAACTGGTATAATccagaaacaaaaatgataagaGCTTATGCCACTGTAATAGACGGACCTGAGTATTTTTGGTGTCAGTTCGCTGATACCAAGAAACTTCAGTATTTAGAAGTAGAAGTACAGACTGCTGGAAAACAGGTAGTAGACAGGAGAAATTGTATTCCATGTCCTCATATTGGAGATCCTTGTATAGTAAGATACAGAGAAGATGGACATTATTATAGGGCACTTATCACTAATATTTATGAAGATAATTTTGTGTCTGTCAGGCTTGTGGACTTTGGAAACATTGAAGACTGTGTGGACCCAAAAGCACTCTGGACCATTCCTTCTGAACTTTTGTCGGTTCCCATGCAAGCCTTTCCATGTTGCCTCTCGGGATTTAACGTTTCAGAAGGTATATGCTCTCAAGagggaaatgactatttctatgAAATAATAACAGAGGATGTGTTGGAAATAACAATATTAGAAATCAAAAGGGATGTCTGTGATATCCCTTTAGCAATTGTCAACTTGAAAAGCAAAGGTGAAAGTattaatgagaaaatggagaaatattctAAGATTGGTATTACTAAGAGTACTCTTCCCTATGAAAATACTGGCTCAGAAATAAAGAAGGCTCTTGGGTCCTCCTGTCTTGATGTAGGACTTAAGAAATTAAGTAATAAAGctgtacaaaataaaacattgtatatGGAACCACAGATAGATGAGCTTGctgaaagaactgaaaaagatGTAAACATTACTGAAACCAAGCCAGGTAAATTCTGTGACCCTAAAACTGTTAGCATTTGTGAAGGTTTTAAAAACCCCTGCAAAGATAAAATTGATGCTGAGGAACTGGAAGCTGAAGTAGAGTGCCATCTGATTGACAAAGCAGAGTTTGATGATAAATACCTAATTACAGGATTTAACACGTTACTGCCACATGCTAATGAAATAAAGGAGATACTAGAACTGAATTCACTTGAGGTGCCACTTTCTCCTGATGATGAATTAAAAGAATTCTTAGAACTGGAATCTATTGAGTTACAGAATTCTCTGGTGGTggatgaagaaaaagaggagctCAGCCTCGTGCCACCGAGTGTGCCGCTCTCCCAAGACCATGCCACAGAAGGCACCCTGGAGCCATTCATAGTGCAGCTTCCTCTCTGCTGTGAAGCTGAGAAACAGCCAGAACTAGAACTACCTACAACCCAGCTGCCTTTAGATGACAAGATGGATTCTTTGTCTTTAGGAATTAGTCAGAAAACACAAGAATCCATGTGTGCTGAGGACATGAGAAAGTCAAGTTGTGTGGAATATTTTGATGACCAGCAGCATCTACATGGAGCAGATTGCGATCCTAAAACGCAGATTAAAATGAATCTATATGAAGAAGAATTTATAGAGTATAAAAACAAGGGTGCCATTTCAGCATTGATGCCTTTTTTCTCTGAGGAGGAAAGCAGTGATGGAAGCAAGCACAATAATGATTTACCAGATCATGTCTCAggtatgtgaatttttttttctcctttttctttctttctttcttttttctttttttgaggcaggattttgttctatcacctaggctggagtgcagtggtgtgctcatggctcacttgcagcctctggctcctgggctcaagtggtcctctcaccttagcctcccaagtagctgggacttcaggcttgtgccaccatacctaggtaattttttaatttttttgtagagacaggggtaaatcatgttatccaggctggtctcgaactcctgggctcaagcagtcctcctgcctcagcctcccaaagtgtcctTTTAAGACTACCGTAGTTACTTTCCAAAGTTGTtacttcttttaaagaaaagagaatgattcTTATATAGatttccaaaaaataattttttgtaagaATAATTAAAATCCTAGGAATTGAATCAGATTGGATTTTATGAAGCGTATTTTAAGCTTGGGGAAGACATATTGTGAAATCAGTGCCAAATACTATATGctggaagaaatgctgaaatattaattttgtgtttaaaaattggATCCTTAAAATCTGTGAGTCACCAAAAGGTAATCACATTTAGAATGTAATCACATTTATAATCAAGAGGGTATGTGTTGGTAAGTTTTATAAAACTTGGTATTCCCTTGCCAAGCACTACTATAGGCATAAATTTacagtagaaattattttaacaggGTCTTTTAGACTTAACTGTATCATGCATTGATCTTACAATTCATTAGAAACtctcaaacaaaaaattagatttaGGGAGCCCATATTAATCAAAAAAGTTGCCATGAGTAAATCTTGGAGAACGTttattatattaacttttttataaatgatttttactGCTGTTTTCTTTGCTACTTAAGAGTTGTTACATTAAATGGGTAACTCTAGCTTTTTATAATCAATGCTATACGTttgcaatttttatattattaaatttgaaCCAATGtacaaaataaggaaaagataGAACAGTGAGAATGATAATCAGCAGGAAGTGACCGATGTTAACAccataatgtattttcttttgttgtcttttACCCTCCTTGTGTATGTCTACTACatgcagttttaaaaacaatttagatCATACTATCATACAGTATTGAATCCTGAATTTTAATCccttaaaagtgtttttaaaatattttctttgcattgtatTCCATCCTATGGGTACACTTAAGTTATCTAAGTATTACCCTTGGATTAGATATTTATTCCTCATTGTTATATTTTCATAATGCTGTTAACTCTGTGATAAGAATGCTCACTTGCAGCGTGCTGCTTTGCTATATAAATGGCTGTTGTAAGCACAGAAAACACCACTTGTGTTAACAGTACCATATTTTAGTAGTGATTTTCAGTGTTAGAAATCAGATTCACATCCTGATGATGgtgattttttgtttggttggttggtttaggAAAGCAGTAAGAGATTATACGGGGAGGGGCActggaagaattttaaataaaactgaggGAGACAGACATACCAGTGTACTAATTACATGATATTGATGATATAAAAACAATGCAGATTAGGAAAATGCTTTGCTTGTGTATGTTACATTAAGGAATTAAGAGATATGCATTGGGTCTTACTCAATTCAATTTGGCAGCTCAACCACAGAACACCTACCCTCTGAAAGCCTTTACTGTTGGATCTAAATGTGTTGTATGGTCAAGTCTAAGAAACACATGGTCTAAATGTGAGATTTTAGAAACAGCTGAAGGAGGAACAAGGGTAAGTGACGTTTAAGTACTTTATCTCCAAATGTATTTGCGGACTGTTAAGGAAGTTTTACCAGACTCTGTCAGACTAGAGAATGCGATGGAACAAATGTTTACCTGCTTATTCCCCCTGATAATTTgatgtaatgcacaaatatttttaatgaccATATATAAGAATCCTAACAAGAAATCATCCTAGGCTCTTTCATCTATTTCTCTTACCCTTCCTAAATTCTGTGAGTCACCTAGTTCTGCACTTTACACATCTTGTCTCTTAGTTGGAACTTTTTATATCTAATGCCAGTACCTTAGTTGAGTCATTTCACAACTACATTACTCTAATAACCTATTTGGTTTACTTCTTCTAGTCTTCCTTAAATTGATTTTCCACAGTGTCAGGGTGAAGTTTGGCAATTGCAAATCTGACTACATCATTCTTGTGTAAAACTTATTAAAGACTTCCAGttgattctgtttcttctgtAATTTGAAAACCACCTGTTCCAGAATTACCTGGTATATTTTTTCAATTGCATTATAGATTCCTAGGCCTTGGCCTGGCCTGCTGATTCAGAATTTCTGGGATTAGGATTCCAGGGTTTGCATTCATATTCCATTAAAATTGGAGAGCCACTGGCCTGGAACATTAAAGTCAAGCTCATTAACATGGCACAGGAAGTCCTTTAGGGTTAAGTGTTTATGTACTCTCTTTGGccctaattctttgtattttgtacTTTATAGTAAATGGACATCAAAGTGTTTGGCTTCTTGTACATATACTATCTGCTTGCTGTTACAATGTATTTAATAATGCAGTTCTGTTTTACCTATATTCCCTCCTGTTACCAAACTGGTTAATTCCAATTTACTTATAG from the Saimiri boliviensis isolate mSaiBol1 chromosome 4, mSaiBol1.pri, whole genome shotgun sequence genome contains:
- the TDRD6 gene encoding tudor domain-containing protein 6 isoform X1; amino-acid sequence: MCSTPGLPAPGASLALRVSFVDVHPDVIPVQLWGLVGERRGEYLRLSREIQEAAATRGQWALGSASASPGELCLVQVGLLWHRCRVVSRQAQESRVFLLDEGRTITAGAGSLAPGRSEFFHLPSEVLGCVLAGLVPAGCGAGAGEPQHWPADAVDFLSNLQGKEVHGCVLDVLLLHRLVLLEVPEVFQQMGELGLARRVPDSLFRLLLERYLSAAAASVGPGIPVLSRIPPKQKQPGLDYFYPQLQLGVTEPVVVTQVCHPHRIHCQLRSLSQEIHCLSESMAQVYRGSTGTGDENSTSVTWEEREESPDKPGSPCASCGLDGHWYRALLLETFRPQRCAQVLHVDYGRKELVSCSSLRYLLPEYFRMPVVTYPCALYGLWDSGRGWSRSQVGDLKALILGQAVNAKIEFYCSFERVYYVTLYGEDGINLNRVFGVQSCCLADRVLQSRGTEEEETETSPQSQSPAEEVDEEISLPALRSIRLKMNTFYDAQVEFVKDPSEFWIRLRKHNVTFSKLMRRMCGFYSSASKLDGVVLKPEPDDLCCVKWKENGYYRAIVTKLDDKSVNVFLVDRGNSENVDWYDVRMLLPQFRKPPILALKCTLADIWPLGKTWSQEAVSFFKKTVLHKELVIHILDKQDHQYVIEILDESRTGEENISKVIAQAGYAKYQEFETKENIPVNAHSPGHVSNHFTVENNKIPSAKTGEGEQKAKGENKTTSVSKALSDTTVVTNSSTKLVFREKEKRASVYFPLTQNFLEIKPGSNSKRELEVGSTVEVRVSYIENPGYFWCQLTRNIQALKTLMSNIQDYCKNTAAPYQGTTRACLAKRTVSREWSRALISGIQSMEHVNVIFVDYGDREMVSVQNIYSISEEFLKVKAQAFRCSLYNIIQPTGQNPFVWGEKAIQAFNEFVDNAWQTNLELKCTIFALASINDEELFNVVDLLTPFQSACHFLVEKRLARPVKLQKPLKSSLQLHSYFYSTHDMKIGSEELVYITHVDDPWTFYCQLARNANILEQLSCNIIQLSKVLLNLKTSPLDPGTLCLARYTDGNWYRGIVIEKEPKKVFFVDFGNIYVVTSDDLLPIPSDAYDVLLLPMQAVRCSLSDIPDHIPEEVVVWFQETILDNSLKALVVAKDPDGTLIIELYDDNIQISASINKKLGLLSYEDSKKESELLLSTIETLAEKNENMKLPCTEYLIQSGNKLHSKEMLEESYKPKINSSYKELNLLQSLMETNLVTQYQDSVGNKNQVFPLTTEKKEISAEPPLKTAKVEATLSERKIGDSCDKDFPLKFCEIPQKTIMPGFKTTVYVSHVNDLSDFYVQLIEDESEINHLSERLNSVKTRPKSYAGPPLQRGDVICAIFPEDSLWYRAVVKEQQPSDLLSVQFIDYGNVSVVHINKIGRLDLVNAVLPALCIHCSLQGFGVPNNNNSKKMMHYFSERTSEAVIRCEFVKFRDRWEVTLADEHGTIADDMISRYALSEKSQIELSTQVIKGASSKSINKLDIDTSVFLNWYNPETKMIRAYATVIDGPEYFWCQFADTKKLQYLEVEVQTAGKQVVDRRNCIPCPHIGDPCIVRYREDGHYYRALITNIYEDNFVSVRLVDFGNIEDCVDPKALWTIPSELLSVPMQAFPCCLSGFNVSEGICSQEGNDYFYEIITEDVLEITILEIKRDVCDIPLAIVNLKSKGESINEKMEKYSKIGITKSTLPYENTGSEIKKALGSSCLDVGLKKLSNKAVQNKTLYMEPQIDELAERTEKDVNITETKPGKFCDPKTVSICEGFKNPCKDKIDAEELEAEVECHLIDKAEFDDKYLITGFNTLLPHANEIKEILELNSLEVPLSPDDELKEFLELESIELQNSLVVDEEKEELSLVPPSVPLSQDHATEGTLEPFIVQLPLCCEAEKQPELELPTTQLPLDDKMDSLSLGISQKTQESMCAEDMRKSSCVEYFDDQQHLHGADCDPKTQIKMNLYEEEFIEYKNKGAISALMPFFSEEESSDGSKHNNDLPDHVSAQPQNTYPLKAFTVGSKCVVWSSLRNTWSKCEILETAEGGTRVLNLSNGIEEIVNPENVWNCIPKLDKSPPKKRGLEVMEI
- the TDRD6 gene encoding tudor domain-containing protein 6 isoform X2; translation: MCSTPGLPAPGASLALRVSFVDVHPDVIPVQLWGLVGERRGEYLRLSREIQEAAATRGQWALGSASASPGELCLVQVGLLWHRCRVVSRQAQESRVFLLDEGRTITAGAGSLAPGRSEFFHLPSEVLGCVLAGLVPAGCGAGAGEPQHWPADAVDFLSNLQGKEVHGCVLDVLLLHRLVLLEVPEVFQQMGELGLARRVPDSLFRLLLERYLSAAAASVGPGIPVLSRIPPKQKQPGLDYFYPQLQLGVTEPVVVTQVCHPHRIHCQLRSLSQEIHCLSESMAQVYRGSTGTGDENSTSVTWEEREESPDKPGSPCASCGLDGHWYRALLLETFRPQRCAQVLHVDYGRKELVSCSSLRYLLPEYFRMPVVTYPCALYGLWDSGRGWSRSQVGDLKALILGQAVNAKIEFYCSFERVYYVTLYGEDGINLNRVFGVQSCCLADRVLQSRGTEEEETETSPQSQSPAEEVDEEISLPALRSIRLKMNTFYDAQVEFVKDPSEFWIRLRKHNVTFSKLMRRMCGFYSSASKLDGVVLKPEPDDLCCVKWKENGYYRAIVTKLDDKSVNVFLVDRGNSENVDWYDVRMLLPQFRKPPILALKCTLADIWPLGKTWSQEAVSFFKKTVLHKELVIHILDKQDHQYVIEILDESRTGEENISKVIAQAGYAKYQEFETKENIPVNAHSPGHVSNHFTVENNKIPSAKTGEGEQKAKGENKTTSVSKALSDTTVVTNSSTKLVFREKEKRASVYFPLTQNFLEIKPGSNSKRELEVGSTVEVRVSYIENPGYFWCQLTRNIQALKTLMSNIQDYCKNTAAPYQGTTRACLAKRTVSREWSRALISGIQSMEHVNVIFVDYGDREMVSVQNIYSISEEFLKVKAQAFRCSLYNIIQPTGQNPFVWGEKAIQAFNEFVDNAWQTNLELKCTIFALASINDEELFNVVDLLTPFQSACHFLVEKRLARPVKLQKPLKSSLQLHSYFYSTHDMKIGSEELVYITHVDDPWTFYCQLARNANILEQLSCNIIQLSKVLLNLKTSPLDPGTLCLARYTDGNWYRGIVIEKEPKKVFFVDFGNIYVVTSDDLLPIPSDAYDVLLLPMQAVRCSLSDIPDHIPEEVVVWFQETILDNSLKALVVAKDPDGTLIIELYDDNIQISASINKKLGLLSYEDSKKESELLLSTIETLAEKNENMKLPCTEYLIQSGNKLHSKEMLEESYKPKINSSYKELNLLQSLMETNLVTQYQDSVGNKNQVFPLTTEKKEISAEPPLKTAKVEATLSERKIGDSCDKDFPLKFCEIPQKTIMPGFKTTVYVSHVNDLSDFYVQLIEDESEINHLSERLNSVKTRPKSYAGPPLQRGDVICAIFPEDSLWYRAVVKEQQPSDLLSVQFIDYGNVSVVHINKIGRLDLVNAVLPALCIHCSLQGFGVPNNNNSKKMMHYFSERTSEAVIRCEFVKFRDRWEVTLADEHGTIADDMISRYALSEKSQIELSTQVIKGASSKSINKLDIDTSVFLNWYNPETKMIRAYATVIDGPEYFWCQFADTKKLQYLEVEVQTAGKQVVDRRNCIPCPHIGDPCIVRYREDGHYYRALITNIYEDNFVSVRLVDFGNIEDCVDPKALWTIPSELLSVPMQAFPCCLSGFNVSEGICSQEGNDYFYEIITEDVLEITILEIKRDVCDIPLAIVNLKSKGESINEKMEKYSKIGITKSTLPYENTGSEIKKALGSSCLDVGLKKLSNKAVQNKTLYMEPQIDELAERTEKDVNITETKPGKFCDPKTVSICEGFKNPCKDKIDAEELEAEVECHLIDKAEFDDKYLITGFNTLLPHANEIKEILELNSLEVPLSPDDELKEFLELESIELQNSLVVDEEKEELSLVPPSVPLSQDHATEGTLEPFIVQLPLCCEAEKQPELELPTTQLPLDDKMDSLSLGISQKTQESMCAEDMRKSSCVEYFDDQQHLHGADCDPKTQIKMNLYEEEFIEYKNKGAISALMPFFSEEESSDGSKHNNDLPDHVSAQPQNTYPLKAFTVGSKCVVWSSLRNTWSKCEILETAEGGTRKRGLEVMEI